Sequence from the Microtus pennsylvanicus isolate mMicPen1 chromosome 12, mMicPen1.hap1, whole genome shotgun sequence genome:
AATGTGAATCTGTCAGCATCTGCAAGatgccatctgtctgtctttagGCTCCCGTTATTGCTGAGGATAGCTCTGGGGTACAGAATTTCAACAAGTAATATCTTCCTATGAATCTGGCTGCGTgtggccaggcatagtggtacatgactgaaatcccaacactcgggaggtcGAGCCAGGAGGATTACAGATTTGgggcttgggctacatagtaagtaccaggccaacctgggctaagtagtgacctgaagaaaaaaaaccaaactgacTACTTAAATAGATGGGAGAGCCCTCTGCTGTTTTCTCTCCAGCAGGACCTGTCTCTCTGGGACTCTGGGCTAGAAGCACGTTGAGAACGGGCTCTTGCTGTGGATCTTATGCAGCTGAGGACTGTCCAGGGAGTCTGGGGTGAATTCACACTTCCATGAGGGGCCCTGGGACTCCCTTGGGGTGACCAAGGAGTAGGTAGGCCTTCCCATTCAGTTCTCTTTCGACTTCTTGAGACAGTTCCTCACTGTACATCTCAGGCTATCTCACtctacagctcaggctggccccaaacttgcaaccttctgtctctaccttttGAGTCTGGAGCTGCAGGTCCTCCGTGCCTGGCTCACAGCTTTTGCATTCATGCAGCAACAACATCTCTTCCCAAGGGCATTTGCTCCACCAACCTTGCTGTGGATTCTGTTTCcgttatttttcctttgtagatttttctcttttgttttcattgcaaGTTTCTCGGACAGTTTCCTCTGGGTTATTGTCAAGCTTGTTTTTACCTCTTGTGGCATTGCAGGGGAAGATTCTACCCTGTCACTTTGCTCAAAGTGTCCACACGGCATGCGCAGCCACTGGATATCTTTATGCCCACGACCCTCTGGGCAGTCACTTTCCCATTGGGATGATGGCCTCCTGGCCCTGCTCTCTGCTAGACTGGATTCCCCAGACCTCTATGCACTCTGCTGGGTGGGGCAGGAGTGGCCCTATGCCTGTCTCCTCCTtgccctctttcctctgcctctctcagtCCCTATTCCCCAGAGCTGGCACCCCGGCGGGACTCACGGCAGCGGGTATTTCCTCCACAGCAGCTTGGCGGGCAGCGTCTGGTACACGGTCTTCTGCTTCCCGTCACAGCTGGGGCTGCTGTGCACGATCTTCGAGCACTCCATCTGCTCGTCCCACGAGCCGGACAGCACGTAGTGGGCCTTGCCCTGGCTGTCACTCACCACTCCAGTCACCTGTGGACATTGGCAGGACACATGAGCACATGCTCTGCTCTGTGCCCACTGGGGTCCGGGCATGGTCCTAGTTACCTTGCGGGCTGCCTCTTTGGAGAAGTAGCTGTAGGGCACGAACTTTAGCTGGCACCGGTCCTTGGTCTTGTGGTTTACAATCTCAATGTCCCCTGACTAGAGAGAGCAGGTGGTGTTCAGTGGCCAGTCCCTAAGCCATAGATCCCACGTCCCCCAGGACCCCTGACCTGGTCGATCCAGAGCTTGCCCACGATGATATTGTGCACAGTCGAGGTACTCTTCCTCCACACGTAGTGATTGCCACTGGCTTGGAATTCTAGGTGGATGGcacctggaggccagagaggtcagaggtcatgggTCCTTCCTTGGGCTCTGGCCAGACCACCCACAGGCCCGGGGTTCAAGAATCAGAGGAATGTCTCTGAAGCTTAGGAGGGGGTGGGGTATAGGCTAGGTGATGGGTGGGCGGTGGAGGTGGGCAGTGCAGCCTCTCCCAGGGGCTATAGCTGGGCTTTAGATGTGCAAAGCGCTTCCCCTGGAGCTGACCATCTTCCCACCCTGGGAGCCCCGCACCCCAGCTCACCAAGCGGCATGATGGAGATATATTTTCCCCGGAACTTGCTGGCGATGGTGATTTCCTGCCAAAGGCTCCAGCCATGCTTAGAGAACACGTGGTGGGCAGCAGACGGGGGATGGTGGCTTACCTGGGATCAGACCAGCTGTGTGTGAGCACAGTCAGGTAGGCCAGCCAGGGTAGAACACCTGCCCTCTGTCCAGGATGCAGGGCTCCATCCCATGTATCCCCACAGTGGGAAGCACAGTGTCCCCAGTGAAAGAGCAGCCTGTCCAGGTTGCCCAGTCCATGGGGTGAGTGTGAAGCCTCTGCCCAGCTCTCGAGAAACAGTGGGGCAGGGGAAGCAGAGCTGTGTCCAGAAGTGGAAGGTGCTGCTTTACTAAGGTTTCTGTACCCCTTACCATGTGTGACGACCTGAAGGAGAatgacccccacaggctcatgtgtttgaatgcctgCAGCTGTTTGGGGATGACTGGGAGGTGAGGCATGGACTTTGCGGTTTAAAAAGCCCATGCCTCTCCTGGGTAGCACTCTTTCTGTCCCATGCTGTGGACCAAGATGTGAGCgctcagctgctgctctggtcACCAGCCTCGCTGCTCTTGTTCCACCCTGTAAGTTCCAACCCTCTATTGTATAAACTCTAACCTGTAATTGTACACCAAATCAAACCTTTCTTCACGGTGTTTTATTACAGCGATATAAAAGTGACTAAGAGGCCATGATCTGGCAAGagcatgtagtccaggctggccccaaacagctacacaggcaggggacagactgtgcatgtagtccaggctggccccaaacagctacacaggcaggggacagactgtgcatgtagtctaggctagccccAAACAGctacacaggcaggggacagactGGCAGAACCGAATTGACTGAGGGAAAGAATCTGGTCTGACTCCAGAGTGGGAGTCATATCAGTATCCTGCCATGGGCCTGTGTGCCCCCTACACTAGGGCCCCCTCTTATGCCACAGCATACACCAACTGCTACTCAGCCCCCAGGGTACTTGTCTGTCCTACACAGAGTGGCAGTGCCATTGGCTCTTCCTGGTGCCCCACGCCCATTCCACAACAGTCAGGCTCTGTCTGGCCCAGCCTCCTTACTCTCAGGGTGTCTCATGATCTCAGGGCCAAGTCTTGTTCCCGAATTCCCCTCAGGGACTCGGTGAGTCCAGTGCTCCCCCATGATTGTTGTCTCTGTTTCCATGAATGTACCTGAATGCCTCCTGTGCATTGGAAGTAGACAGACACAGCCTGTCTGCTGCCCTGAATGATGGGGGTGCTGTCCCCGAGCGGTTGTTACCTGTAATGAGGTGTTTACACGTTCAACTAGAGCAAGCCTAATGAGTGCGTGCAGAGATGGAGCCCAGCTGCAGGTCTGGGGACATGTCCAGTCTCAGGACCCCGCTTTGTCCCTGCTGTTCATACTGGATGCTGTGGACTCTCCCTTGCCCCTCCTCCTCACGTTCCTCATTGCTTCCTCTGCAAATGCTGTCTTTCCTTTCAACACGCCCCCTTGGCACCTCCCCTCACCCCGTCCTCAATCCTCGTTCATTCTCCTGTCTCCTGGACAGATGGGCAGAGGAAGCCGGAGTCGGCACGGGTCACAGGGATGCCTGCCTCGCTCTCCCTGTCCACCCTTCTCCTTTCCAGACTGCCTAAACAGCTAGCAGTACCACCGGTGACAACAAGAGCTCTGTGTCTTCCTGTCCCAGCTGTGTCCTGTGTGTTTGACCATGCCCGACACCTCTAGGGCACTCACCACTGAGTGAATGAagaaatgtgtgtgggggggtcaggCCAAGGACTCTGAGAGCCCCAAACCCCACATCTAAATTGTCAGTACGTTTTCTGGTTCCTGTTTCAAACTCAGTCACGGAACGGCCTGGTGCGGCGTTAGACTGTCACGTGGCCACGTGTAGCGCTGATTATCTTCAGTGTGCACGTCCCAGGCTACAGCCCACCACTTTTCAGCTCAGTGCTGACCTACGCTCTAGCCTGGACTCCCAGCGACCCCTGTAGATGACCCTCTGTTTGGGTCCCCTGTTCCCTGGCTGGGGTTTAGTCCCTCTCTCCCTGCACCAGACCTGGCTCTCTCAGAGCATACTCTCCTCCCACGCTCCTCTGTGTCTGGGAGACTATGGACCTGGCCTTGCACAAGGGGCCCAGATGCCCAGTTACACATGAGCTCTGTCTGGTCACGGGCTGCATCCCCTTTGTCTTGCCCTGACCATGAGCCTGGCCACCTGACCAGAGGACACAGGCAGCGCTACCTGATTCCAGCCCTTACCTGCTCACAGAGGGAACGCAGGCCCATGTCCTCCAGACGGTCCAACTCGAAGGTCTCCCCCAGCATAGGGTTGAAGGGCTTGGCGATGCGGTGCACGGTGGTGGAgtaggaggagacagaaaaggcaGCTACCAGACACATCTGCTCCACCGAGCTGGTGCAGTTCACCGCCTTGTCCAGCAGGTGGTGGTACTCTAGGTCCTCTGTAAGTCGCTGGAGCATGGACAAGGGCTCGTTGAAGTTGACCTGTGGGTGTTGCAGGGAGGTGGCCGTCAGAGCGCCCCTGCCCTTCTCAGACACTGAGGGACATCCCTGCTCTGGTGGCACTTCACAGTGAGGTTCCAGTCTAGCACGTCCTGCCTTCATTTTCCCCTCAGTATCTGTCACTTGCTGACAAGCCACTTGGTGCCACCCTCTTCTACCCCACAAAAGCCATGGCATCAGGCTATCATGTGATCAGAGCTCAAAGCTCAGGCTCAAAGCCAAGAACAGTGGGTCCAGGGGTCGACAGATGGAGGACATACATCCTCCTTGTTAGGAACCATGGACTAGGTGTTCTGTCAAGGGCTCTTGTGTGCTATGCACGGTGGGTGGAAACTGACACTATTAGCCTCAGACAAGTCAGGGTTATGCTACCCTGGAAGGTAAACCTTCCCTGATAACATTAGCCAACTCTACCCTTCAGTTACGTAGTGTGAGTGTGCCTGAGCCCGCAccgatgtgtgtgtatgtgtgtgcgcgcgtgcaggtgtgtgtgcgcgggtgtgcgtatgtgtgtgtatatgtgcgtgcgtgcaggtgtgtgcacgggtgtgtgtgtgtgtgtgtgcgtgtgtgcaggtgcgtgtgtgtgtgcgtgtgtgtgcacgcgtgcaggtgtgtgtgcgtatgtgtgtgtgtatctgcgtgtgtgcgcgggtgtgcgtatgtgtgtgtgtatgtgcgtgcatgcaggtgtgtgtgcgcgggtgtgcgtatgtgcgtgcatgcaggtgtgtgtgcgcgggtgtgcatatgtgtgtgtgtgcacgcatgcgtgcatgCTGTGATTCAGTTGGGCAGTGTGGATACAGAGACAAGAGATATAAAGGACGTGTGTGCCACAGAGTAAAACTGGCTAACAGGAAGTCCCAAGTGCTTCCTTCATGAAGATGGTATTGCAGCCTGGTGACACAGGACTCCAGAGGCCCTTGGGTGGCTGTGTGGCATTGCTGAATCTCCATTAGCCAGGCGTGCACCAGAGACAACCTCTGGCAGGAAGGACTGCCTTTTCACCCCCAAAGCCTACTTATCTCTGCCACCCCCATCTACCATGTGAGGACAGCAGGGACACTATGGGTCTTTCTGGGGTCGCCCAGAGCTCTGCCTTGGCTCCTTCCTTCACAGCTTGAAGGTCCCTGTTCTCTGTGGGATCATCTAAGAAACACCAAAAACCAGTCACACAGCCCTCAGGCGTTATGAGGAAAACAGCACTCCCAGTATCTCACGTGCACCGCACCCCAGGTGCCCCGGGATTCCTGCCCAGCCGTGCCTACCGGCATGGGGATCCGGGAGAGCTCTCGGCCAATGCAGTTCTTCATGATGCTCCAGAGGTTAAGGCTGTAGTTGGGCTTGTCAGGGATGCGGACTCGCCTTTTGACTTTGCATGAATCCTTGGGTACGAATGAGGTTACATCTAATACCTGCCAGGGAAGCAGGCACGCTGTCAGCAGCCCAACCCCAACCAGCGCTTGCTCCTGACCCTCCAAGAGCTGGTGGAAAGCCAGACGCTGCTACACTGCCTGGTGATAAGGGCAGAGGCCACCTCTGCctgccacttgggaggcaggtctGGAACCTAAAGGTGGCCCTGAGCTTGCAGTGCTGACACCTCCCGACCCTGAAACTGAGCGCTTCTTGGCTCTTGAGTGTCCCACCTCACGTACATTATCTGCCGAGGTCCAGTCCACAGGGGTTGACCCAGTTCCACCCTCGGCTTTTCTGCAGGAAATGAAGGGGAAGCAAGTTACAAATTCTGCATCCATCTCTAACCCCACCTACCTTCTATCTAGACAGCGCTGCGGTATGAGGGCAGCCCAGAGGTATCTTATCCAATGGGCCATCCAATGGGACACTAAAATGAGGACTGGGGGACCCAGGCAGTGATCTGGAGAGGCCCTATCCACCACGATTGCTTACAGCATTGAAGTCCCATCCATCAGGACTGGCTGCCCAGTCTAGAGTCCTTGTACCCAGGACCAAGAAGAGGGCAAGTGGTAAGTGCCATGTCTGGGAGAGCCTGGTAGAAGCCCCTGGGCCCCTTTGTTCCGCAGACATAAAGTGTGTCTTTATCTGCTTCCCACACTGGGATGGGTCTGATGAGTCTCTGCTCTCCTGACACTTGTGGCATAGATTGCCACAGCACCAGGGACACCAAGGCTGAGGGCCCAGGCTCTAGGAGCCTATTGATGGGCAGTGTGGGGCAGCCAGGCAGCCAGACCAGGGGACTGTAGGGAGCCCAGAGCCCTCAGGGCAAGGATAGCAGGACAACCCCAGTTAGAGTCCTAAAGATGGCACTGCTGGTAGCAGGTGGACAGGAGTTCACAGCCAGGCTATGCTAGCCTCGGGTTAAAATGCTATTGAGAAAGAACCTTTACCTTTTTGTTAAAAGTGGCTCTGGCtggccctggctagcctggagcccCCGAtgctgaccaggctggtcttgaactcccagggatgcacctgcctctgcctccagagccctgggattaaaggtgtgccccactacCCCTAGTTTCCCCTCTCCTCTAAACTATTGTTCCTGGGAAGTAGTTTCTTAGCTAAAACACACGGCTGGTCGACAGCCCTTTCCCAGAAGACTCTGGGGCAGGGAAATGATGGAGCATGCTGGGTCACCAGCCTGAGCCCGACCGTAGCTCCTGTCCAGCCTGCCCACTTCCCGTTTGTCAGTGCACGTCACTCCGTGGTCCTTTCCTGTGGGCCCGAGAGTCTGGCTCTCTCACCTGGGAATCCAGAAGCAGCCCAGATGAGCACTGAACCGGGCTTGGCAGTAGAGAATGAGACTGGACATGTCCTCAGATGACGACAATGACACTGAAGGGGGTGACTGCTGCCTGTGCTGTTCTGAGCAGCTGGGCTTTGCTGGCTCtttccctctccacttcctcccccCAGGCTGGAAGTGATCTGGTCAGTATCCTGGCTGACCTCCAGGTACAAAGCATtcgggcatttttttttttaaaaatgtaacaaagaaTAGGACATAAGCAATACACTCTTGCCTGTGATGGAAAGAGTACCCCAAGGGTAGAGCTGTTCAAAAAGCCAGGTGTAGCCTAAGAACCAGCCAGAGACACTGCCCCAGTGCGGAGGAAAAGCCCCCAGCCACAGTAGCCGTCTCTGCTCACTGCGCGTCCTACCTGTCTTCTTTGGCCTCGGTGATCACGGTGATAAAAGATGCAGAATCCTCCATGGCATCAAAGTACTCAGTATCTTCATCTTCTTCACTGTTCTCGCCTTTGGAAGTCAAGAAGCTTCCTAGACACACAGAGCCGCTCCGTTTGCAGCTGCATCCTGACATCATCCCCTCTATCCTGCCAGCTACACCTGCCCCACTTCAGACACCTGGCCCTGGTCACCCTGCTCCGCGGCCACTCTCCTTGCGTTGCTGGGACAGGGCATTCCAACCCATCATTGCTCAGACACCTCCTTCCAGAAGCACCCAGATTTGCCcaggtttgctcagcctgcctgtGGCCCAGCTTTCCTGCTCAGGGCACTTGTGATGCTCCTAGCCTGATGTTAGGTAGACAGCCGCCTGACTTCTGGACAACCCCTGTCCCAGAGAGAACAGCTGGGCTCACTGAACATTTAGGACTTTGAACGTAGACATGGTGTGTGGGACTCTTGCCAGTTGGCTGCAGGTGTGGGGCATACAGCACCACAGCCGACAGTCTGAACTCCTTAGGACAAGACCACATGACATGAGGTCACTTTAAGGGACAGGTTTATGGGGCCCGAGGGCTGTGCTGGAGCGTGCCCACCCACTTGCCCGCCTGCCCGCCAGCCTCGCTTTCACACGCACCCTCGCTGAGGCTCTTGCTGGGGTTGGCCGGCCCACCGGGGGTGTTGCAGAAGGCCCTCTCAAGGCTATTGTGCTGCTTGGCCAGCTGCTCAATGGTTTCCTCCAGGTGGACACGCTGCTCCTGCTCATAACTCAGAGCCCGCTGCCATTTCCGGCTGTGAGTCTCTGCTAGTTCCAGGAAGTCCTTGCAGGCCTGAGAAGGACCAACCACCATGTAAGCATCAGGCTGTGACCTGACCTGGTCAGCTTGCCTCAGTCAGATCCAGTGGCTAGGACCTCAGCTGTCTGCTGGAACATCCTTACAGGGTGCTAGGTCCCCAGTGGGATCCAAGGTAGCCTTAGTCTCTTCAGCTCTTTTTGGCTTTGGTCAAAAGGGACAGCAAGCCACATAGTtcctggctcagaggttaacaagCTTTGCTTGAGAAGAACCAGggctggctgggcatggtggcactggggaggctgggcatggtggcacaggcccgAAACTCCACCCAcatgggaggctgaagcaggattgtaaattctaggccagcccagGCCAGCTGGGTGACTTAGCCTTATTAGAAATagggctggggggctggagagatggctcagctgttaagagcacgggctgctcttccagaggttctgagttcaattcccagcaaccacatggtggctcacaaccacctataatgagatctggtgccttcttctggcctacaggcatgatactgtataaataaataaataaatctttaaaaaaagaaggcaatacaccctttttaaaaaaaagaaatagggctGGGACTATAGCTTAGGAAAAGAGGCCCTAGGTTCCCCCTccagagaaatacacacacacagaaaagggggagagggCTAAGACTGGAACTTGCTACCAAGACACCAAGTCACTTTACCGTCCCTCTCACATACttttgcctatttatttatttatttatttatttattttaaccatGGGGGtgtgttttgaaacagtctcactatgtagctgagactgCTGGGCACTGACTACATAGCCCAGGATGATCAAGAACTCACAAccaccttgtctctgcctcttgcgtgtactgggatgacaggtggGTGTCTCTGCCATTAACTTTGCTCTGGCCTCATTTCTGGGGCTGTGATAAAAATGCTCCCCCAATAACAACTGAGGGGAAAAGGAGGTTATTTAGCTTACAACTCCAGGTTATGAGTTATCCTAGCAGAGAAATCACAGTGGCGGGTcttcaggaatatatatatatatatatatatatatatatatatatcagagatTGCGCAGCCCACACTGGGCTGGGATTTTCCCTTATCAATTAACTCAAGACAATGCCcaacagacatgctcacaggccaaccAAGCACAGACCTTAAGACTTTCTTCTCAGCAGATTCtagcttgcatcaagttgacaaactAACCATCAACTTAGTGCTTTTAAGTTCTCTCAAGTTTGTGGTCCATTGCATCCAGATTCTTTTTGCATCCACAGATGGTCCCACTATATTCTTATGCGGCAGGGTTGGCtcatcagctctgttctcagctgCCCCTGCACGGGCTGGCTGGTCTAATGCAGCGACCACCAGACTTGCCCTTTCATGGAACCTTTAACTAGCAGATGGGGCATGGCTCCTGGGCCCGCGCATGCTCGGGTGTTCTTAGTTGCCACTTCCCCAGCACTGCTGCCCCACCCTTGTACTAAGCCACCAGACCACTGGGTGTCAATACCTGTTGCACACTGGAACATGGGAGCAGTGCAGTGCCATTTCAAAGGGCTGTGAGGAGGGACAGCGGTGACACAGAGCGCTGAGGGTCCACTCTCTAGACATGACCTTGTAGGCCATCAGCTGCATCTGCCCAGGCACCTAGTGTTCATGCCCTCGATCCCTGGGCTCCTCCGACCTCCCCTCCAGCTCAGCCCAGGAAACTGCCTAGCTCCTGCTAAGGCCAGGTCCACTCAGCAGCTGGCCTCCGCAGCTGCATGTCACTGAGTTTGTTTCTGTCTGTACGGACCCTCTTCCCATGGGGTTCCCAAATGATAATGAGTGTCGTAGATTCATGCCAGCCCAGTGAACACTGAAACTCATGGAAATGGGCAATGATCAGAGGCGTTCCTCTGGGCAGCAGGGATGGACCAATGACTAGCTCCTCCAAGGTTGGCAACCCCCTGCAGCCTCAGTGTAGTGCTTGAGGGTTGGTTGCCATGGCACTCTCCTTTAACAAGCATCGTTCTGGAAGTCTCCCTCTGCCACCTTCCTGCTAAGACCTATGGTCCTGACCCCATCTGAAGAGGCGGAGGCCGATGAGAGGCACAGCGTGAGCTACCTGAGGAAACCAGGAGAGTGGGATGGGAAATGACAGGCGGCCAGAGGGATCGAGTCTGGCAAAGCCACTCAGCTCACGTCCTCACTAGGGGACGGGACAACAATGTTCACAGAGCCATGACAACTGACAGAATGGCAGCCAGACCCAGTGGCTTGACCAGAAGGGACTCTTTGCTCATTCTGTCCCATTAATAAGACACAGCAAAGTAGGGGCAGAGTGTCCTGGGCAACCCAGGAGCATTCCAGACTCTCTTGGGAGCACTGTGAGGTGAGTGAGAAGAGACAGCCACCCCATTACAAAGTGATATGCCAGGGCTCTGAGGCTGCACAGCAAGGAGCTAACAGGGGCAGCCCAGGAAGATGTCCACCTTGGTTATTGCTCCTGTGGGACTCATGTCCCCATCACTCACTCTTCATAAGCTTAAGCTTGGCCCCAGCTGGAAACAGTCCCTGCCACCTGGTTGCTGGCTATGAAGAAAGGCCCTGACACTTTAGGGCTGGCATCACAGAAGGTGGCAGATGGGGATGTGGGAACCTCAACAGAGGGTGCAGGGTTTTGGGAAAAAGGTACTCTCATCTCCAGGGTGGGCCCAATGGGGTGATCCCTCACCCTTCTCCATGCTGCCCCTTGACTGAGGCCCTAGAAGGCACTGCCCAGGTCATAAGCAGATTGGGAATTGGAATCTGTCCCCTCTGCATAGTTGAGCCACCTCCCAACAAGAGATGCATACAAGGTTCTCTTGACTTGGGTTGAATTTTGAGCCCTGTGGTAGCTGAGAGCTAAAGGATGGCCATAACTCCCGTAAGTGCACACCAGAAGCCGCGTGGTGTGGGCTTCCACATCCTTGCCACCCATCTCCTGGGCGCCACTCCTCCCCAGCCCTCGTGTGCCCCACCACAGTCAGCCTCTCTGCCGCCATGAACTCCCACCTGTATATTCCCACAGGTTCCTGACCTGGCAAGCCTTTCCCAGCTTGCAGATGTGCGGGGCACGCTCACAGGCACTGAGGTAGCCATTTCTCTAGCATGCACCAGCAAGGGGAAAATCATGGGCTTGTCTGCAGCCCCGTAGCAGGTCTGGGGTCTGAGTCCCTGTGTATGTCACCTATGTGATTTCCAGGGTACAGAATCAGTGCCGCTACCCTATGCCGTGAGGCTGGATCTTTATTGCTGTCCCCAAGCCTCTTGATGGCGTAGATCATGTGGGATCCACTGGTCTTCCAAAGGCGGAATGAAGTCTGTGGCGATGCTCACGAACAAGGATGTTGGTAGTAGAGGGCAAGCCCCAGCCCTGACCtcagggaggtggtggtgggctGTCTCAACACAGCAGCAGATTGCTTGGACATACCCTGGCTATGTGTGACCTCCATCTACCTTGAGGTTACCACAGGGCCCATGGGTACAGAAGGACAGGGAGACGAAGTCAGGCACCCCACAGATAGCTGGGCCCCATTCGAACCACACGTGGCTAGAACGAGAACATGCAGATCCCAGCGTGTCATGGTCGACTGTCCCACACAGAGTCAAGGAGCTCCCTTGGCTGGACCATGGTGGATCAAAGGCTGTTCTTACTGCACCTGTGGGCTCCG
This genomic interval carries:
- the Osbp2 gene encoding oxysterol-binding protein 2 isoform X4 gives rise to the protein MKGRGCWETASVRSFCSSGCLNKFKKDDSGDDDEEPAAPADKSELHHTLKNLSLKLDDLSTCNDLIAKHGAALQRSLNELDSLKIPPESGEKLKVVNERATLFRITSNAMINACKDFLELAETHSRKWQRALSYEQEQRVHLEETIEQLAKQHNSLERAFCNTPGGPANPSKSLSEGSFLTSKGENSEEDEDTEYFDAMEDSASFITVITEAKEDRKAEGGTGSTPVDWTSADNVREVLDVTSFVPKDSCKVKRRVRIPDKPNYSLNLWSIMKNCIGRELSRIPMPVNFNEPLSMLQRLTEDLEYHHLLDKAVNCTSSVEQMCLVAAFSVSSYSTTVHRIAKPFNPMLGETFELDRLEDMGLRSLCEQVSHHPPSAAHHVFSKHGWSLWQEITIASKFRGKYISIMPLGAIHLEFQASGNHYVWRKSTSTVHNIIVGKLWIDQSGDIEIVNHKTKDRCQLKFVPYSYFSKEAARKVTGVVSDSQGKAHYVLSGSWDEQMECSKIVHSSPSCDGKQKTVYQTLPAKLLWRKYPLPENAENMYYFSELALTLNEQEDGVAPTDSRLRPDQRLMEKGRWDEANTEKQRLEEKQRLNRRRRMETCAAGCGGEDEKESDSYVPLWFEKRLDPLTGEMACMYKGGYWEAKEKKDWHMCPNIF
- the Osbp2 gene encoding oxysterol-binding protein 2 isoform X7 — encoded protein: MINACKDFLELAETHSRKWQRALSYEQEQRVHLEETIEQLAKQHNSLERAFCNTPGGPANPSKSLSEGSFLTSKGENSEEDEDTEYFDAMEDSASFITVITEAKEDRKAEGGTGSTPVDWTSADNVREVLDVTSFVPKDSCKVKRRVRIPDKPNYSLNLWSIMKNCIGRELSRIPMPVNFNEPLSMLQRLTEDLEYHHLLDKAVNCTSSVEQMCLVAAFSVSSYSTTVHRIAKPFNPMLGETFELDRLEDMGLRSLCEQVSHHPPSAAHHVFSKHGWSLWQEITIASKFRGKYISIMPLGAIHLEFQASGNHYVWRKSTSTVHNIIVGKLWIDQSGDIEIVNHKTKDRCQLKFVPYSYFSKEAARKVTGVVSDSQGKAHYVLSGSWDEQMECSKIVHSSPSCDGKQKTVYQTLPAKLLWRKYPLPENAENMYYFSELALTLNEQEDGVAPTDSRLRPDQRLMEKGRWDEANTEKQRLEEKQRLNRRRRMETCAAGCGGEDEKESDSYVPLWFEKRLDPLTGEMACMYKGGYWEAKEKKDWHMCPNIF
- the Osbp2 gene encoding oxysterol-binding protein 2 isoform X6, encoding MINACKDFLELAETHSRKWQRALSYEQEQRVHLEETIEQLAKQHNSLERAFCNTPGGPANPSKSLSEGSFLTSKGENSEEDEDTEYFDAMEDSASFITVITEAKEDRKAEGGTGSTPVDWTSADNVLDVTSFVPKDSCKVKRRVRIPDKPNYSLNLWSIMKNCIGRELSRIPMPVNFNEPLSMLQRLTEDLEYHHLLDKAVNCTSSVEQMCLVAAFSVSSYSTTVHRIAKPFNPMLGETFELDRLEDMGLRSLCEQVSHHPPSAAHHVFSKHGWSLWQEITIASKFRGKYISIMPLGAIHLEFQASGNHYVWRKSTSTVHNIIVGKLWIDQSGDIEIVNHKTKDRCQLKFVPYSYFSKEAARKVTGVVSDSQGKAHYVLSGSWDEQMECSKIVHSSPSCDGKQKTVYQTLPAKLLWRKYPLPENAENMYYFSELALTLNEQEDGVAPTDSRLRPDQRLMEKGRWDEANTEKQRLEEKQRLNRRRRMETCAAGCGGEDEKESDSYVPLWFEKRLDPLTGEMACMYKGGYWEAKEKKDWHMCPNIF
- the Osbp2 gene encoding oxysterol-binding protein 2 isoform X5, whose protein sequence is MKGRGCWETASVRSFCSSGCLNKFKKDDSGDDDEEPAAPADKSELHHTLKNLSLKLDDLSTCNDLIAKHGAALQRSLNELDSLKIPPESGEKLKVVNERATLFRITSNAMINACKDFLELAETHSRKWQRALSYEQEQRVHLEETIEQLAKQHNSLERAFCNTPGGPANPSKSLSEGSFLTSKGENSEEDEDTEYFDAMEDSASFITVITEAKEDRKAEGGTGSTPVDWTSADNVLDVTSFVPKDSCKVKRRVRIPDKPNYSLNLWSIMKNCIGRELSRIPMPVNFNEPLSMLQRLTEDLEYHHLLDKAVNCTSSVEQMCLVAAFSVSSYSTTVHRIAKPFNPMLGETFELDRLEDMGLRSLCEQVSHHPPSAAHHVFSKHGWSLWQEITIASKFRGKYISIMPLGAIHLEFQASGNHYVWRKSTSTVHNIIVGKLWIDQSGDIEIVNHKTKDRCQLKFVPYSYFSKEAARKVTGVVSDSQGKAHYVLSGSWDEQMECSKIVHSSPSCDGKQKTVYQTLPAKLLWRKYPLPENAENMYYFSELALTLNEQEDGVAPTDSRLRPDQRLMEKGRWDEANTEKQRLEEKQRLNRRRRMETCAAGCGGEDEKESDSYVPLWFEKRLDPLTGEMACMYKGGYWEAKEKKDWHMCPNIF